The following are encoded in a window of Lactobacillus acidophilus genomic DNA:
- a CDS encoding LemA family protein, which produces MSPLLWIILIIIVLIVAIYITTYNGLQRSRVYVDEAWSQIDVQLKRRNDLIPNLVETTKGYAQHEKSTFESIVKLRDELTQVPQGNHEEAMKLSNQLTDSLKSIFALAEAYPDLKANQNFLKLQEELTNTENKIAYSRQLYNSSVATYDQKLLTFPSNLIAKIHGFTKVNYLETPAEEKNVPKVKF; this is translated from the coding sequence ATGTCACCATTACTTTGGATAATTTTAATTATCATTGTTTTAATAGTAGCTATCTATATCACTACTTATAACGGTTTACAAAGATCTCGTGTATATGTAGACGAAGCATGGAGCCAAATTGACGTTCAATTAAAACGACGTAATGACTTAATTCCTAACTTAGTTGAAACTACCAAAGGTTATGCACAACACGAAAAATCTACTTTTGAGAGTATAGTTAAACTTAGAGATGAATTAACTCAAGTTCCACAAGGTAACCATGAAGAAGCAATGAAGCTATCTAATCAGCTTACCGATTCCTTGAAGTCCATCTTTGCTTTAGCAGAGGCATACCCTGACCTTAAAGCAAATCAAAACTTCTTAAAACTTCAAGAGGAATTGACTAATACTGAAAATAAAATTGCTTATTCTCGTCAGCTTTATAACTCATCAGTTGCTACATACGATCAAAAATTATTAACTTTCCCCTCAAACTTAATTGCTAAAATTCACGGCTTTACTAAGGTTAACTACTTGGAAACTCCTGCAGAAGAAAAGAATGTACCTAAAGTTAAATTTTAA
- the htpX gene encoding zinc metalloprotease HtpX codes for MLYQQIARNKRKTALIMVLFVVILTLVGAGLGYLFSNSPWTGIIIALAGSLIYLLIMWQNPANMIMSLNHAQEIQEADNPELWHIVEDMAMVARVPMPRVFIIPDPSPNAFATGRDPEHSAVAVTQGILELMNREELEGVLGHELSHVRNYDILLSTIGVVLVGVISFISGIASRYIWFFGGNRRDDEDRDTNAFEIIFKVIAIVFVLILGPISASLAQMALSRNREYLADASSVELTRNPQGLISALRKIEGSQPMRQADRSSAGLYIENPFHNHGLSHLFDTHPPTEDRIKRLEHM; via the coding sequence ATGTTGTACCAACAAATTGCCCGTAACAAGCGTAAAACTGCGCTAATTATGGTTCTTTTTGTGGTAATCTTGACCTTAGTTGGTGCTGGACTGGGCTATCTTTTTAGCAATAGTCCATGGACGGGAATAATCATTGCATTAGCTGGTAGCTTAATCTATCTATTAATTATGTGGCAAAACCCAGCTAACATGATTATGAGTCTCAATCATGCTCAGGAAATTCAAGAAGCTGATAACCCTGAGTTGTGGCATATTGTAGAAGATATGGCAATGGTAGCTCGTGTACCAATGCCACGCGTTTTTATTATTCCTGATCCTAGCCCGAATGCTTTTGCAACGGGGCGTGATCCTGAACACAGCGCTGTTGCCGTAACGCAAGGAATTCTTGAATTAATGAATCGAGAAGAGCTTGAAGGCGTTCTGGGTCATGAATTATCACACGTACGTAATTACGATATTTTATTATCAACAATCGGTGTAGTTTTGGTGGGTGTTATTTCCTTTATTTCTGGAATAGCTTCTCGCTATATTTGGTTTTTCGGTGGTAATCGTCGAGACGATGAAGATCGAGACACCAATGCATTTGAAATAATTTTTAAAGTCATCGCTATTGTCTTTGTATTAATTTTAGGTCCTATTTCTGCATCCCTCGCACAAATGGCCCTATCACGTAATCGAGAATATTTAGCTGATGCTTCTTCTGTTGAATTAACCCGTAATCCACAAGGCTTAATCTCCGCATTAAGAAAGATTGAAGGCAGTCAGCCTATGCGTCAAGCAGATCGTAGTAGTGCCGGGTTATATATTGAGAACCCATTTCACAATCACGGTCTATCTCACTTATTTGACACACATCCACCGACAGAAGATAGAATCAAACGATTAGAACACATGTAA
- a CDS encoding helix-turn-helix domain-containing protein, whose product MAAVALDQYLASVLKSSASDKNEIKLEAGNPDFDLFTIYLENHNTGIHRYRMDVSTILYVAKGTVTIKSAEKVINMRTGNVLLLTEGCKYEVSGQNDDTVLAKLKFAPGFEYRKYFNDFSYKGNRENKIIEQISDSLENEHVLWLKNNQITSASQVMQHIIGGYLDDELFAKALIQAELTAMLIISIRTQRMATPTNLDKTKFEKKSLDNYIDNHFADISLADAAKYFGFNPNYFSNMVKAKTGKSFVDHVGERRMQEARELLAQPDISLKEIISRVGYSSKSFFYKKFNQYYNMTPAAMRKELFRQANINLR is encoded by the coding sequence ATGGCAGCTGTTGCTTTGGATCAATATCTGGCTAGCGTATTGAAATCTAGTGCATCAGATAAGAATGAAATCAAGCTAGAAGCCGGAAATCCAGATTTTGATCTATTTACTATCTACCTTGAAAATCATAATACAGGAATTCATCGTTATCGGATGGATGTTTCTACAATACTGTATGTTGCAAAAGGTACTGTGACAATTAAGAGCGCTGAAAAAGTTATCAATATGAGAACTGGAAATGTTCTCTTACTTACCGAAGGATGTAAGTATGAAGTATCCGGACAAAATGATGATACGGTACTAGCTAAGTTGAAATTTGCTCCTGGTTTTGAATATCGTAAATATTTTAATGATTTTAGCTATAAAGGAAATCGTGAAAATAAGATAATTGAACAAATTTCGGATAGTCTTGAAAATGAACATGTTTTGTGGTTAAAAAATAATCAAATTACTAGTGCTTCTCAGGTAATGCAACACATTATTGGAGGCTATTTAGACGACGAATTATTTGCGAAGGCGTTGATTCAAGCTGAATTAACTGCAATGTTAATTATTTCAATTAGAACACAGAGAATGGCAACGCCAACTAATCTAGATAAGACTAAATTTGAAAAGAAGTCTTTGGATAATTATATTGATAATCACTTCGCGGATATCTCACTGGCTGATGCTGCAAAATATTTTGGTTTTAATCCAAATTATTTCTCTAATATGGTGAAGGCAAAGACTGGTAAAAGCTTTGTAGATCATGTTGGTGAAAGAAGAATGCAAGAAGCACGCGAATTATTAGCACAACCTGATATTTCATTAAAAGAAATTATTAGCCGAGTAGGTTATTCGAGTAAGTCGTTCTTTTATAAAAAGTTTAACCAATATTACAATATGACTCCTGCAGCAATGCGCAAAGAATTATTCAGACAAGCAAATATCAATTTGAGATAA
- a CDS encoding ATP-binding cassette domain-containing protein translates to MTITINTLTFSYEKDPIIYQLNTEIPAGFSLLIGPTGCGKSTLLKIIAGLYPKYAGKMTGSINLHQQKAAMMFQNAAEQFTMATPREEIIFALENLQTTPDQFQVKLNKAVEFTQIADLLDQKINTMSGGQQQRVALAVLLAMDVDVLLLDEPFASCDPETRSFLIDKLALLAKSGKTIILSDHVLKGYDSVCDYVFKFENKIIKELSVSEKEKLFTENKKVHDQHYSFSLPQGEPVFKLKNTQIFQNRRLLNQTELFIYPKATLITGPNGVGKTSLFKAMTQMIPYSGSFTYYDQEIAKLRPRKYLMHVAQIFQKASDQFLMVSVKDEIELSKKDRNSFFTDEKIDGWLTKLGLADHLDQVVYTLSGGQQKKLQILLMLMTKHNVLLIDEPLSGLDQQSIYLVLTLMRESQKQLNQTFLIISHQIDTLAKFCPYRLVFDQQQLKYVER, encoded by the coding sequence ATGACAATAACAATTAATACACTTACTTTTTCTTATGAAAAAGATCCCATTATTTATCAGCTTAATACTGAAATTCCAGCTGGATTTTCACTTTTAATCGGACCAACAGGATGCGGCAAGTCTACTCTGTTAAAAATCATTGCTGGCCTCTATCCCAAATATGCAGGAAAAATGACAGGATCCATAAACTTACACCAGCAAAAGGCTGCAATGATGTTTCAAAACGCAGCAGAACAGTTCACCATGGCTACCCCACGTGAAGAAATTATCTTTGCCCTGGAGAATTTGCAAACTACTCCTGATCAGTTTCAAGTTAAGTTAAATAAGGCAGTAGAGTTCACTCAAATTGCTGACTTATTAGATCAAAAGATCAATACAATGTCTGGCGGACAGCAGCAACGAGTTGCCTTAGCAGTACTACTTGCAATGGATGTCGATGTTCTTTTATTAGATGAGCCTTTTGCCAGCTGCGATCCTGAAACGCGCAGTTTTTTAATTGATAAACTAGCACTACTTGCTAAATCTGGTAAAACAATTATTTTGAGTGATCACGTATTGAAAGGGTATGATAGTGTCTGTGACTATGTCTTTAAATTTGAAAATAAAATAATCAAAGAATTATCTGTTAGTGAAAAAGAAAAATTATTTACAGAAAATAAAAAAGTACACGATCAGCACTATTCTTTTTCATTACCTCAGGGCGAGCCTGTTTTTAAATTGAAAAATACACAAATTTTTCAAAATAGACGTTTACTTAATCAAACAGAACTTTTTATTTATCCAAAAGCCACTCTAATTACTGGACCAAACGGCGTGGGGAAAACCTCTTTGTTCAAGGCAATGACGCAAATGATTCCTTATAGTGGCAGCTTCACATATTATGATCAAGAAATCGCCAAACTGCGACCTAGAAAATATCTGATGCATGTTGCTCAGATTTTTCAAAAAGCCAGTGATCAATTTTTAATGGTTAGCGTAAAAGATGAAATCGAGCTCAGTAAAAAAGATCGTAATAGCTTTTTTACCGATGAAAAAATTGATGGATGGTTAACTAAACTAGGACTAGCCGACCATTTAGATCAAGTCGTTTACACTCTATCAGGCGGACAGCAAAAAAAGTTACAAATCTTACTTATGCTAATGACTAAGCACAACGTTCTTTTAATCGATGAACCACTCAGTGGTCTTGATCAACAATCAATCTACCTAGTGCTAACATTAATGCGAGAAAGCCAAAAACAGCTTAATCAGACGTTTTTGATCATTAGCCATCAGATAGACACATTAGCAAAATTTTGTCCTTATCGCCTTGTTTTTGACCAACAGCAGCTTAAATATGTAGAGAGGTAA
- a CDS encoding energy-coupling factor transporter transmembrane component T family protein, translating to MNPSLKFILAFIISLEISLKASLVTNLIVIAFSLTYLLITRIKIKELILLIILPFIAAFTIFATLYWFSPEPDPYYAWNLSTRVYVYIFTIASVARNTTATEFARSLEQNLHLPSKFAYGVLAAINIIPKMKMAVKQIRTSAMMRGMYLSFWSPVLYFKAILVALNSADNLAQGMESHGYIENQKRSTIVKIPLTTKDWIVFFTLLILVNISLFCFK from the coding sequence ATGAATCCAAGTTTAAAATTTATTCTAGCGTTTATTATTTCCTTGGAAATATCTTTAAAGGCAAGTTTAGTTACCAATTTAATTGTTATTGCTTTCTCTTTAACTTATTTATTGATTACTAGAATAAAAATTAAAGAGCTAATTTTACTGATAATCTTGCCTTTCATTGCTGCCTTTACAATTTTTGCGACTCTGTATTGGTTTTCACCCGAACCTGATCCATATTATGCGTGGAATTTATCAACGCGTGTTTATGTCTATATATTTACTATCGCCAGCGTAGCACGCAATACCACTGCGACAGAATTCGCCCGCTCACTTGAGCAAAACCTGCACTTACCCAGTAAATTTGCTTATGGCGTTTTAGCAGCGATCAATATTATTCCTAAAATGAAGATGGCAGTTAAACAAATTCGCACATCGGCGATGATGCGCGGGATGTACCTTAGTTTTTGGTCACCGGTACTTTATTTCAAGGCAATTCTGGTTGCGCTAAATTCTGCCGATAACTTAGCTCAAGGTATGGAATCACACGGCTATATTGAAAATCAAAAAAGATCTACAATAGTTAAAATTCCATTGACGACAAAAGATTGGATTGTCTTTTTTACATTATTAATTTTAGTAAATATCTCATTATTTTGTTTTAAGTAG
- the pepI gene encoding proline iminopeptidase, producing the protein MEIIEGKMPFMGYETHYRIVGRRSEKSPLVLLHGGPGSTHNYFEVLDKLAKIDDRRIIMYDQLGCGNSSIPDDHPELYTKETWVKELKTLREHLALRKIHLLGQSWGGMLAIIYMCDYHPEGIQSLILSSTLSSASLWSKELHRMIKYLPIEEQAAIHRAELTDTFTEPDYLKANEHFMNQHAIDMKKKWPECVMREKKGGTVAYETAWGPNEYTPEGNLHDYEYTDQLSKIKVPTLITSGTDDLCTPYVAKTMHDHIAGSQWKLFENCSHMSFVQKTDEYIAMLKKWLDAND; encoded by the coding sequence ATGGAAATCATTGAAGGAAAAATGCCTTTTATGGGCTATGAAACTCACTATCGTATTGTTGGTAGAAGAAGCGAAAAATCGCCACTAGTTTTGCTTCATGGTGGCCCTGGCTCAACTCATAATTATTTTGAAGTGTTGGACAAATTAGCCAAAATCGATGATCGCCGCATTATTATGTATGACCAATTAGGTTGCGGCAATAGTAGCATCCCCGACGATCATCCTGAACTTTACACAAAAGAAACTTGGGTGAAAGAATTAAAAACACTACGTGAACATCTAGCTTTGCGTAAAATTCATTTGTTAGGTCAAAGCTGGGGCGGGATGCTCGCTATCATTTATATGTGTGATTATCACCCAGAGGGCATTCAAAGTTTGATTTTATCAAGTACCCTTTCATCAGCTTCACTATGGTCAAAAGAATTGCACCGCATGATCAAGTACTTACCAATTGAAGAACAAGCTGCAATTCATCGTGCTGAATTAACGGACACATTTACGGAGCCTGACTATTTGAAGGCTAACGAACACTTTATGAATCAACATGCAATTGATATGAAGAAGAAATGGCCAGAATGCGTCATGCGTGAGAAAAAAGGTGGCACAGTTGCTTACGAAACTGCCTGGGGGCCTAACGAATATACGCCTGAAGGTAATTTACATGATTATGAATACACTGATCAATTGAGTAAAATAAAAGTTCCAACTCTGATTACGAGTGGAACCGATGATTTGTGTACTCCATATGTTGCTAAGACAATGCATGATCATATTGCGGGCAGTCAATGGAAACTATTCGAAAATTGTAGTCATATGTCCTTCGTGCAAAAAACTGACGAATATATTGCTATGCTTAAGAAATGGCTTGATGCCAATGACTAA
- a CDS encoding CPBP family intramembrane glutamic endopeptidase → MVENKWLHARKMEVRMLIIEAIYVFSMFLSLVFYFPLFVIEFKIAIAFTFLVMIGELFEIKFKNEESKDRIDIKEHGLMKPCFFHKEEKRVKAKSWNWNMILNIQLIINILIAGYLLVRENKNLDIQIIFGIILLYIIIARLFIKNQYIEKFNLVLEIICLPILLTYYLNWLVISLVHFLPAIKLEIITIYLVVILLYLLPTSVVAFGKIHNGYLRIAASIYLFLVFLSSINSSLSVNVDFIDNLLKVNVVSGMAFLILTPFLLRQWGFKFRMNVFPRKQENFQLLVLILLVLFAAWLTFFNTYVYIATVPEQLFFNWDLSILAPTQWTVLRSAGAAIFEETERYLILILLLYIARNSRFQIQIAIFFSAVQFGLLHMTHFLDADANVSSIFYEVLYTFGYGCFLAVLYLYSGQIWLSMLSHFTLDLVSYSVGNGGVGFLSLYGNVEGIGAALVLAVNLLVVFLMLWGKRKIVMQNNARILIERI, encoded by the coding sequence ATGGTAGAAAATAAATGGCTGCATGCTAGAAAAATGGAAGTAAGAATGCTGATTATTGAAGCAATCTATGTTTTTAGCATGTTTCTTTCCTTAGTTTTTTACTTTCCACTTTTTGTCATTGAATTTAAAATTGCAATTGCCTTTACTTTCCTGGTAATGATTGGAGAATTATTTGAAATTAAGTTCAAAAACGAAGAAAGCAAAGACAGAATAGATATTAAGGAACATGGTTTGATGAAACCATGTTTTTTTCATAAGGAGGAAAAGCGTGTGAAAGCAAAAAGTTGGAATTGGAATATGATACTGAATATTCAGTTAATCATAAATATTTTGATAGCAGGATATTTACTGGTAAGAGAAAACAAGAACTTAGATATTCAAATTATCTTTGGCATTATTCTGTTGTATATAATTATTGCTAGATTATTCATTAAAAATCAGTACATAGAAAAGTTTAATTTGGTACTAGAAATAATCTGCTTGCCGATTTTGTTAACATATTATTTGAATTGGCTAGTCATTTCATTGGTACACTTTTTACCAGCAATAAAATTAGAGATTATTACCATTTATCTAGTGGTGATTTTGCTATATTTGCTTCCGACATCTGTGGTTGCTTTTGGCAAAATTCATAATGGATATTTACGCATTGCGGCAAGTATCTATTTGTTCCTAGTTTTTTTGTCTAGTATCAACTCAAGCTTGTCCGTAAATGTTGATTTTATTGATAATTTACTGAAGGTGAATGTTGTTTCTGGCATGGCTTTTCTAATTTTGACTCCATTTTTGTTAAGACAGTGGGGATTCAAGTTTCGGATGAATGTATTTCCCAGAAAGCAGGAAAATTTTCAATTACTAGTTTTAATTTTACTGGTGCTTTTTGCTGCATGGCTTACATTTTTTAATACTTACGTATATATCGCGACTGTGCCAGAGCAATTATTCTTTAATTGGGATTTGAGTATTTTAGCTCCAACTCAATGGACGGTACTCAGAAGTGCTGGTGCTGCGATTTTTGAAGAAACTGAACGCTATTTAATTTTGATTTTACTCTTGTATATTGCACGTAATTCCAGGTTTCAAATTCAGATAGCTATTTTCTTCAGCGCTGTACAATTTGGTCTGCTTCATATGACCCACTTTCTTGATGCAGATGCGAATGTATCTAGCATTTTCTATGAAGTACTATACACTTTCGGCTATGGTTGTTTTTTAGCTGTTTTGTACTTGTATAGTGGGCAAATCTGGCTATCAATGTTGTCCCACTTTACATTGGATTTGGTCTCGTACTCGGTAGGTAATGGAGGCGTCGGATTTTTATCGCTTTATGGCAACGTTGAAGGAATCGGTGCAGCGTTAGTTTTGGCAGTTAACTTATTAGTTGTCTTTCTGATGTTGTGGGGAAAACGAAAAATAGTTATGCAAAATAATGCGAGAATATTAATTGAAAGAATCTAA
- a CDS encoding helix-turn-helix domain-containing protein, which yields MKIGEALKEERLKLGLSIRKMAEGIIDPTFYSRVEQENRNIGSEALVRILFAREINIDEFFDKIKDTYAPSETTKKAYLEEEIRIAFNNHDIATMRDCLKQVSKLDDPILKLRVIVGIAYLEDKIEELPHEIVDKIYDELDKNDELSSNVNAIRLFTNAMPVFSDEQLTYFMHMLLVRAKNVENKSEKYDERVAITCNNYLYSCWQRKMNSPTVEEAYSFMMGLKEPHLLIYKLLGKMGKNLIDGNKKQAKVMKQEIITYGYEVMIKNWKM from the coding sequence ATGAAAATTGGCGAAGCATTAAAAGAAGAGCGACTTAAATTAGGGTTATCAATTAGAAAGATGGCGGAAGGAATAATTGATCCTACCTTTTATTCACGAGTAGAACAAGAAAATCGCAACATTGGATCTGAGGCGCTGGTAAGAATCTTATTTGCCCGTGAAATCAATATTGATGAGTTTTTCGATAAAATAAAAGATACATATGCTCCAAGCGAAACAACTAAAAAAGCGTACTTGGAAGAAGAAATTCGAATTGCTTTTAATAATCATGATATTGCGACAATGCGAGATTGTTTAAAGCAAGTATCTAAGTTAGATGATCCTATTCTCAAACTACGTGTAATTGTTGGAATAGCGTACTTAGAAGATAAAATTGAAGAATTACCACATGAAATTGTGGATAAAATTTACGATGAATTGGATAAAAATGACGAACTTAGTAGCAATGTAAATGCGATTAGATTGTTCACAAATGCAATGCCTGTCTTTTCTGATGAGCAACTAACGTATTTTATGCATATGTTGTTAGTGAGGGCGAAGAATGTAGAAAATAAGTCGGAAAAATATGATGAAAGGGTAGCGATTACTTGTAACAACTATCTGTACAGCTGCTGGCAGAGAAAGATGAATTCGCCAACTGTTGAGGAAGCTTACTCTTTTATGATGGGATTAAAAGAGCCACATTTATTGATTTATAAACTTTTAGGAAAAATGGGTAAGAATTTAATTGATGGAAATAAAAAACAAGCTAAAGTAATGAAACAAGAAATAATTACCTATGGATATGAAGTAATGATAAAAAATTGGAAAATGTAG
- the rlmH gene encoding 23S rRNA (pseudouridine(1915)-N(3))-methyltransferase RlmH — translation MNIKIVCVGKLKEKYFKDAIAEYQKRLSRFAKVTIVQVPDEKAPEKFSEAEDEKVKEIEGQRILSKIKDKEYVYVTAIKGKQRSSEEFAKEIQDLGTYGHSDITFVIGGSLGTSDAVNKRADDLISFGKLTMPHQLMRVVLIEQIYRAFMINSGSPYHK, via the coding sequence ATGAATATAAAAATTGTTTGTGTTGGAAAATTAAAAGAAAAATATTTTAAAGATGCGATTGCGGAATATCAAAAGCGTTTAAGCCGTTTTGCTAAAGTTACAATCGTTCAAGTACCTGATGAAAAAGCACCTGAGAAGTTTAGTGAAGCTGAAGATGAAAAGGTAAAAGAGATTGAGGGACAACGAATCCTGAGTAAGATTAAAGATAAAGAATATGTCTACGTAACTGCGATTAAAGGAAAGCAAAGAAGTAGCGAAGAATTTGCAAAAGAAATTCAAGATTTGGGTACTTATGGACATTCCGACATTACTTTTGTCATCGGAGGAAGTCTGGGAACAAGCGATGCAGTTAATAAACGTGCAGATGACTTGATCAGCTTTGGTAAATTGACTATGCCACACCAATTGATGCGTGTAGTGTTGATTGAGCAGATCTATCGGGCGTTCATGATTAATTCGGGTAGTCCATATCATAAGTAG
- a CDS encoding S1C family serine protease, producing the protein MVENQNNNQRPRKNSNAKIITTAAIVGVVGGLIGGGVSYYAADQMNNATDTTTAQTSVSSNSSKVSEKSAKTSGTMTTAYNDVKGAVVSVINLKRQSSSSSANSLYSSLFGDDSDSSSGKSGKLETYSEGSGVVYMKSNGKGYIVTNNHVISGSDAVQVQLANGKTVSAKVVGKDSTTDLAVLSIDAKYVTQTAEFGDSKSLQAGQTVIAVGSPLGSEYASTVTQGIISAPARTISTSSGNQQTVIQTDAAINPGNSGGALVNSAGQVIGINSMKLAQSSDGTSVEGMGFAIPSNEVVTIVNELVKKGKITRPQLGVRVVALEGIPEAYRSRLKIKSNLKSGIYVASINKNSSAANAGMKSGDVITKVDGKKVDDVASLHSILYSHKVGDTVNITINRNGRDVNLKVKLEGN; encoded by the coding sequence ATGGTAGAAAATCAAAATAATAATCAACGACCAAGAAAAAATAGTAATGCAAAGATCATCACTACTGCAGCTATTGTAGGTGTAGTTGGTGGTCTGATCGGCGGTGGCGTTTCATATTATGCAGCTGATCAAATGAATAACGCTACTGATACTACTACGGCACAAACTAGTGTATCTTCAAATAGTAGTAAGGTATCCGAAAAAAGTGCTAAAACCAGTGGTACGATGACTACTGCTTATAATGATGTAAAAGGGGCTGTAGTGTCCGTTATTAACTTAAAGAGACAATCATCCTCAAGTAGCGCTAACTCTCTTTACAGCAGCTTATTTGGGGATGATAGCGATAGTTCTTCAGGTAAGAGCGGCAAGCTTGAGACTTACAGTGAAGGTTCCGGTGTAGTTTATATGAAGTCAAATGGTAAAGGCTATATTGTAACTAATAATCACGTTATTTCAGGCAGTGATGCAGTTCAAGTGCAACTTGCTAATGGCAAGACTGTTAGTGCAAAGGTTGTTGGGAAAGATAGTACTACTGACTTAGCTGTTTTATCAATTGACGCTAAGTACGTAACACAAACAGCCGAATTTGGCGATTCTAAGAGTCTTCAAGCTGGTCAAACTGTAATTGCTGTAGGTTCACCACTTGGTAGTGAATATGCTTCTACGGTAACGCAAGGTATTATATCAGCACCGGCTAGAACTATCTCAACTTCATCTGGTAATCAGCAAACAGTTATTCAAACAGATGCAGCCATTAACCCAGGTAACTCAGGTGGTGCATTGGTTAACTCAGCTGGTCAAGTTATCGGTATTAATTCTATGAAGCTTGCTCAATCAAGTGATGGTACTTCTGTAGAAGGTATGGGATTTGCTATTCCTTCGAATGAAGTTGTAACTATCGTAAATGAATTGGTTAAGAAGGGTAAGATTACTCGTCCACAACTTGGTGTAAGAGTAGTTGCTCTTGAAGGTATTCCTGAAGCATACAGAAGTCGCTTAAAGATTAAGTCAAACCTTAAGAGTGGTATCTATGTTGCTTCAATTAATAAGAATAGTTCAGCTGCAAATGCAGGCATGAAGAGCGGTGATGTCATTACTAAGGTAGATGGCAAGAAGGTTGATGATGTAGCATCATTACACAGTATCCTTTACAGTCACAAGGTTGGTGACACTGTGAACATAACTATTAATAGAAATGGTAGAGATGTCAACTTAAAGGTAAAACTTGAAGGTAATTAA
- a CDS encoding MBL fold metallo-hydrolase, translated as MKISVLASGSTGNTSLIMTGQHKILMDAGLSGKKTKQLLDEVGIDINEIDMAFLSHDHTDHSGGLGVLMRRYPKIDAFANSGTWQYLLDTHKIGKLPAEQMNVIEPGQTKTFGDLDVTAFATSHDAAEPQYYVFTSGGKRAAFLTDTGYVSETVEGTIEDADAYMMEFNYDTMMLRDGPYSWSLKQRILSDVGHLSNEDAAQALVDVVTPKTKHIFLAHRSQHNNTEYLARETAKEMLIDGEANINSDLKIIDTEPNHPTKLIEI; from the coding sequence TTGAAAATTTCTGTTTTAGCAAGTGGCTCAACTGGTAATACAAGTTTAATTATGACAGGCCAGCATAAGATCCTAATGGATGCTGGCCTTTCTGGTAAAAAGACTAAGCAATTACTAGATGAAGTTGGTATAGATATTAATGAGATTGATATGGCCTTTTTGAGTCATGATCATACAGATCATAGTGGAGGCTTAGGCGTTTTAATGCGGCGATATCCTAAAATCGATGCATTTGCTAACAGTGGAACGTGGCAATATTTACTTGATACCCATAAGATCGGAAAATTACCTGCAGAACAAATGAATGTGATTGAGCCTGGGCAAACTAAAACTTTTGGAGATTTAGATGTTACTGCATTTGCTACTAGCCATGATGCAGCTGAACCTCAGTATTATGTGTTTACTAGTGGGGGCAAAAGAGCAGCATTTTTAACTGATACTGGCTATGTTTCTGAGACAGTTGAGGGTACAATTGAGGATGCAGACGCCTATATGATGGAATTCAATTACGATACGATGATGCTTAGAGATGGCCCTTATTCTTGGTCATTAAAGCAGCGAATTTTGTCAGATGTGGGGCATTTGTCTAATGAGGATGCAGCTCAGGCATTGGTTGATGTTGTTACACCAAAAACAAAACATATTTTTTTGGCACATCGCAGTCAACATAATAATACAGAATATTTGGCTCGTGAAACGGCAAAAGAGATGCTGATTGATGGGGAGGCAAATATTAACAGTGATTTAAAAATCATTGATACAGAGCCGAATCACCCAACAAAATTAATTGAAATTTAG